From one Ignavibacteria bacterium genomic stretch:
- a CDS encoding M55 family metallopeptidase, with product MKIFIVVDMEGATGVVHPDQLMPEGRGYSAAQAALTADVNAVIEGCIQARSDIEFSFRVGDGHGVMRNVLLDKLHPSAELVVGTATPENKPLCQCEGIDDSFDLAVLVGFHTKARTPGGLLAHTFVGSTIADLRLYGESCGEAQLDAAILGDFGVPVGLIVGNSDLEAEIREWNRTVPFVATKKTLGPTAAICYPPARTREEIVNACSLMLDMYDRSEFEVAHPVAMPYIELETYRAETAARIAQVGDFQLLNDRTVVVMDPSVASAFRRLWTSLAIALYEAPSWLR from the coding sequence ATGAAAATATTTATTGTTGTTGATATGGAAGGCGCAACCGGAGTAGTTCACCCTGACCAGCTGATGCCGGAGGGACGTGGCTACAGTGCTGCTCAGGCTGCTCTTACCGCCGATGTGAATGCGGTGATCGAGGGCTGCATTCAAGCCAGATCAGATATTGAATTTTCATTCAGAGTTGGCGATGGTCATGGCGTTATGCGTAATGTACTGCTGGATAAATTGCACCCTTCGGCCGAACTGGTTGTAGGCACGGCAACACCTGAAAACAAACCTTTGTGTCAGTGTGAAGGAATAGACGACTCGTTTGACCTTGCGGTTCTGGTTGGTTTCCACACCAAGGCGCGTACCCCCGGTGGTTTGCTTGCTCATACGTTTGTTGGTAGTACAATTGCGGATTTGCGCCTTTATGGAGAATCATGTGGGGAAGCGCAATTGGATGCTGCTATCCTGGGGGATTTTGGCGTCCCTGTGGGATTGATTGTTGGTAACAGTGATCTCGAAGCCGAGATACGGGAATGGAACAGAACGGTACCTTTTGTTGCAACGAAGAAAACGCTTGGTCCTACAGCCGCAATTTGCTATCCGCCAGCCAGAACCAGGGAAGAGATCGTGAATGCCTGCTCCTTGATGCTGGATATGTATGACAGGAGTGAGTTTGAAGTGGCACATCCTGTTGCCATGCCCTATATAGAATTGGAAACGTATCGCGCGGAAACGGCTGCACGGATTGCGCAAGTGGGAGATTTCCAACTGTTAAACGACAGAACTGTGGTCGTGATGGATCCGTCAGTTGCCTCGGCGTTTCGGAGATTGTGGACGAGTTTGGCAATAGCTCTGTACGAAGCTCCAAGCTGGCTACGATAA
- a CDS encoding aldehyde dehydrogenase family protein yields the protein MMFHSINPYNQEIISAWSEYDEPTVAEILRKSLRATQQWRTVPLRTRTTLMLGLAKQLRERSSELAGIITREMGKPILESVSEIEKCAWVTEYYAENADGMLQSEHVEGVADRAYVRKDPLGTILAIMPWNFPFWQVFRCAIPMIAAGNSVVLKHAPNVFGCAEAIEGVFREAGFPDGVFAGVRVHHRNVANIISHQAINAVTFTGSTTAGAVVAAAAGASLKKSVLELGGSNAMVAFDDANVQSFCDDAVVARFSNAGQSCIAAKRLIIHKKHEADIIGGLQERVASLIPGDPMQKQTTLGPLARTDLAEKLEQQVVESIRQGARCVVGGNRERALFEATILDNVKPSMRVFDEETFGPVAAITVAESNEQALQLAQKTPYGLGVALYTADIERAENVAVGIKDGSVFINGIVRSDPRMPFGGTGNSGYGRELSHFGLTEFVNLKSVIIKNQLG from the coding sequence ATAATGTTTCATAGTATCAATCCCTACAATCAGGAAATCATATCAGCATGGTCCGAGTACGATGAACCGACAGTTGCGGAAATTCTCCGCAAGTCACTAAGAGCAACACAGCAGTGGCGAACGGTACCGCTGAGAACGCGAACAACGTTGATGTTAGGGTTGGCAAAACAACTACGGGAACGCAGTTCAGAGCTCGCTGGCATTATTACCCGCGAGATGGGAAAGCCAATTCTTGAATCTGTTTCAGAAATTGAAAAATGTGCATGGGTCACTGAGTATTATGCCGAAAATGCTGATGGCATGCTTCAATCAGAACATGTTGAAGGTGTTGCAGACAGGGCTTATGTACGAAAAGATCCGTTAGGTACGATTCTCGCAATCATGCCCTGGAATTTTCCATTCTGGCAGGTATTCCGCTGCGCGATCCCAATGATTGCCGCCGGCAATTCAGTTGTTCTCAAACACGCTCCCAATGTGTTCGGATGTGCTGAAGCCATCGAAGGTGTTTTCAGAGAGGCTGGTTTTCCAGACGGTGTATTTGCAGGGGTACGTGTTCATCACAGAAACGTTGCAAACATCATTTCGCACCAAGCAATTAATGCAGTAACCTTTACCGGCAGTACCACGGCAGGGGCAGTTGTAGCAGCTGCAGCAGGAGCAAGTCTGAAAAAATCAGTTCTGGAGCTTGGAGGGAGTAACGCTATGGTTGCTTTCGACGACGCTAATGTGCAATCGTTCTGTGATGATGCGGTTGTTGCCCGTTTTTCAAATGCCGGCCAAAGTTGTATTGCTGCCAAAAGATTGATCATTCACAAAAAGCATGAAGCTGACATTATCGGCGGACTTCAGGAACGAGTAGCGTCTCTTATTCCGGGAGACCCAATGCAGAAGCAGACGACTCTTGGCCCGCTTGCCCGTACAGACCTTGCAGAAAAACTCGAACAGCAAGTTGTGGAATCAATTCGGCAGGGAGCACGGTGTGTGGTTGGGGGAAATAGGGAGCGTGCATTGTTCGAAGCAACGATACTGGATAACGTTAAACCGTCAATGCGTGTTTTTGACGAGGAGACATTTGGACCGGTGGCTGCGATCACGGTGGCAGAGTCAAATGAGCAGGCACTCCAGCTTGCTCAGAAAACACCGTATGGTCTGGGCGTTGCCTTATACACTGCAGATATCGAGCGAGCAGAGAATGTAGCTGTTGGTATAAAGGACGGATCAGTTTTTATTAATGGCATTGTTCGCAGTGACCCTCGAATGCCGTTTGGAGGAACCGGGAACAGCGGCTACGGCAGGGAACTCTCGCACTTTGGTTTAACCGAATTTGTTAATCTGAAGTCGGTAATAATAAAAAACCAGCTCGGGTAA
- the truA gene encoding tRNA pseudouridine(38-40) synthase TruA yields the protein MIALLIEYDGTNYVGWQRQPNGISIQQTLENAISSLVGSPVTVTGAGRTDSGVHAAGQVAHAATGMRSVPEQKLSVAINTRLPHDIRVREARYVADDFHARFQAVSREYEYHIALNQNVFRNRYAWYPTLPYDRNLLNQAASVFIGTHDFTTFSKHNPATRSYTCTVEHCAVEPSADELIIRIRADRFVYGMCRGLVGAMMSVARGRCSIDEIRGALLAADRTFHEFSVPAHGLTLYKVYYNTQLFSNTQTDS from the coding sequence ATGATAGCGTTGCTTATCGAGTACGATGGAACCAACTATGTTGGATGGCAAAGACAGCCAAATGGTATTTCAATTCAGCAAACCCTTGAAAATGCAATCTCTTCGCTCGTCGGGTCGCCGGTAACCGTAACCGGTGCAGGCAGAACCGATTCCGGTGTTCATGCTGCCGGACAGGTTGCCCACGCAGCAACCGGCATGCGCTCAGTGCCGGAACAAAAACTGTCGGTTGCTATCAACACAAGACTTCCACACGACATTCGCGTTCGGGAGGCACGGTATGTGGCCGACGATTTTCATGCCCGCTTTCAGGCAGTCAGCCGGGAGTATGAATACCATATTGCGCTCAACCAGAATGTGTTTCGGAACCGTTATGCATGGTACCCAACGCTGCCGTACGACCGAAATTTACTGAACCAGGCCGCATCGGTCTTTATTGGTACCCATGACTTTACCACCTTTAGCAAGCACAATCCAGCAACACGCTCATACACGTGTACCGTTGAACATTGCGCCGTAGAACCGTCTGCCGACGAACTTATCATTCGAATCAGGGCAGACAGGTTTGTGTACGGAATGTGTCGTGGTCTGGTAGGTGCAATGATGTCTGTTGCCCGCGGACGATGCAGTATTGATGAAATCAGGGGCGCACTTCTCGCTGCTGACCGGACGTTTCATGAGTTCAGTGTTCCTGCACATGGTTTAACGTTATACAAGGTGTACTACAACACACAATTATTTTCAAACACACAGACCGATTCATGA
- a CDS encoding M48 family metalloprotease — translation MKLTVKKTILRGIYLVIFSLFIATVLPTCSSLNVFPISKDKELGTQFDAEIRNDPKTYPILNNAAARSYVQGIIDQIKRSPDVKYAGQFPYVVQIINDDKTVNAFCTPGGYIYVYTGLLKVLDNEAALAGVLGHEIAHAELRHSTSRMTKAMGVQALLDILANNTTSTTINFTANAFAGIGLLKNSRDDESEADDFSFRYLMATKWYPGSIIYFFEKVRGRGGSGLEELFSTHPLPQSRIDETIARLKKNNTPPPTEAQLNARGYADFKRTLK, via the coding sequence ATGAAACTTACCGTAAAGAAAACGATACTTCGAGGAATTTACCTGGTAATCTTCTCGCTTTTTATTGCTACCGTACTGCCAACCTGCAGTAGCCTTAATGTGTTCCCCATTAGTAAGGACAAAGAGTTAGGGACTCAGTTTGATGCTGAAATTCGAAATGATCCTAAAACCTACCCTATCCTGAATAATGCTGCTGCCCGAAGTTATGTTCAGGGGATTATCGATCAAATCAAGCGTAGTCCTGATGTTAAGTATGCCGGACAGTTCCCGTATGTAGTACAAATAATTAATGATGACAAAACCGTAAACGCATTCTGTACACCCGGAGGTTATATCTATGTGTACACCGGTCTGCTAAAGGTCCTTGATAATGAGGCCGCCCTGGCCGGGGTGCTTGGTCACGAAATCGCACATGCCGAACTCAGACACAGCACGTCCAGAATGACGAAGGCAATGGGTGTTCAGGCATTACTCGATATTCTTGCAAATAACACAACAAGTACAACAATTAACTTCACCGCAAACGCATTTGCCGGTATTGGGCTATTAAAAAATAGTCGCGATGATGAATCCGAAGCTGATGACTTCAGCTTTCGGTATTTGATGGCTACAAAGTGGTACCCCGGGTCCATAATCTACTTTTTTGAAAAAGTTCGCGGACGGGGCGGAAGCGGGTTGGAAGAATTGTTCAGTACGCATCCCCTACCACAAAGCCGGATTGATGAAACAATAGCACGATTAAAGAAAAACAACACCCCCCCTCCTACCGAGGCACAGCTGAATGCCAGAGGGTATGCTGATTTTAAGCGAACGTTAAAGTAG
- the mtaB gene encoding tRNA (N(6)-L-threonylcarbamoyladenosine(37)-C(2))-methylthiotransferase MtaB, with protein MQKRVAFHTLGCKLNQVETSVIKNKLRQKGYTEVELGQEAELIVINTCTVTETADTECRQIIRRGLKGAPTASVAVAGCYSQLQPEKVASIEGVKAVFGNINKTHIANIADEMSQWTSPKVFVNDMATATGFEGAATQVFGERSRAYLKLQDGCEYSCTYCTIPAARGPARAMEMQAIAYECMRLADQGFHEVILTGINLGEYRSSNGHRFIDVLTMMDGLSLPYRVRISSIEPNTLSREIIDLVASSDLFAPHFHVPLQSGSSDILKSMKRRYNPEMYRRTMESIRATKSDAAIGIDVIVGYPGETDALFDESVAFIQSMPFTYLHVFTYSERSGTPAALLPGRVSEAIRKERTRLLRSMSKEREREFWTKQLGTVRTAISDQYDRSNDLLRGYTENYIPVRFTGRPALHRTPVKVRLTDVGQSWVNAELV; from the coding sequence ATGCAGAAACGAGTTGCTTTTCATACACTTGGCTGTAAACTTAATCAAGTAGAAACGTCAGTCATTAAAAACAAACTGCGCCAAAAGGGCTACACTGAAGTCGAGCTTGGACAGGAAGCAGAACTCATTGTTATCAATACCTGTACAGTTACCGAAACTGCTGATACAGAGTGCAGACAAATTATACGTAGAGGACTGAAGGGGGCTCCGACTGCTTCGGTAGCCGTAGCGGGATGTTATTCACAGCTTCAGCCGGAAAAAGTAGCCTCAATCGAAGGCGTCAAGGCAGTTTTTGGAAACATCAATAAAACGCATATTGCCAACATTGCCGATGAGATGTCGCAATGGACTTCGCCAAAGGTGTTTGTTAATGACATGGCAACAGCAACCGGCTTTGAAGGCGCTGCAACTCAAGTATTTGGTGAACGCTCCAGAGCGTACCTTAAGCTGCAAGACGGATGCGAATATTCGTGCACCTACTGCACTATTCCGGCTGCCCGTGGACCAGCCAGGGCTATGGAAATGCAGGCTATCGCTTATGAGTGTATGCGACTTGCTGACCAGGGCTTCCATGAAGTGATCCTTACGGGCATTAACCTTGGTGAGTATCGGAGCAGCAATGGGCACAGGTTTATCGACGTTCTGACAATGATGGATGGGCTCAGCCTACCCTATAGGGTCCGGATTTCGAGTATCGAACCGAATACATTATCGCGGGAAATCATCGATCTTGTTGCTTCCTCCGATTTGTTTGCTCCACATTTTCATGTACCGCTGCAAAGTGGAAGCTCCGACATACTGAAATCAATGAAAAGGCGGTACAATCCGGAGATGTACAGAAGAACAATGGAGAGTATTCGTGCAACGAAATCCGATGCTGCAATTGGTATTGATGTTATCGTTGGATACCCTGGAGAGACTGATGCGCTCTTTGATGAGAGTGTTGCGTTTATTCAGTCTATGCCTTTTACCTACCTTCATGTATTTACCTATAGTGAGCGTTCCGGTACTCCGGCAGCACTGCTGCCCGGTAGAGTCAGCGAAGCCATACGCAAGGAGCGTACACGACTGCTCCGATCAATGTCCAAAGAGCGAGAACGCGAATTCTGGACGAAACAGTTAGGTACAGTCAGAACCGCAATTTCAGATCAATATGATCGAAGCAATGACTTGTTACGAGGGTACACCGAGAATTACATCCCGGTGCGGTTTACGGGTCGTCCGGCTCTTCATAGAACACCGGTCAAAGTACGGCTCACAGATGTAGGACAATCCTGGGTAAACGCAGAGCTTGTATAA
- a CDS encoding VWA domain-containing protein, giving the protein MKISLLLCTVAFVVTATQVSAGYADTRPDNNSQGLVPIHEMAVKNQIKYVVLSDIMADKSREVQLTLTDLEGVSLGGYAPPYLESQEEARQLWTDFINHELKIQATSSAITVKEIRRSENEAFAVSFVLDHSPSITIPRAVRMQRAIQSALKSFSPNDYVSVIKFTGTPKVEVELTRDRQEYLSQFKVNGLPYRGGGSAVYDAAMVSIDQLSKMPDDVKRFMVLFTDGDDTESQHSLDDVVASAVENHVVVNCVTYGIADFSKLHRLAETTNGRVYALNDINDFDKVFMGIYHSLRHSYLIMAQPNRAIVAEQFGGATMSGISTNGLVKTREMLSMLPSVGLEYSNSADVNQIVMTADINFQELTNAVDDNNIPLLDSIATVLVQRKDLALEIQYTSTSNNGEKDPHMRANAVRDVLIRRGVPPARVQSYGRKLSITRSNDDASGSQSRVNATKFILTKL; this is encoded by the coding sequence ATGAAGATTTCATTACTACTTTGTACGGTGGCGTTTGTAGTCACTGCTACGCAGGTATCCGCTGGATATGCAGACACACGACCAGACAATAACAGCCAGGGGTTAGTACCGATTCATGAAATGGCAGTCAAGAATCAGATCAAGTATGTTGTACTATCTGATATCATGGCCGACAAATCACGTGAGGTTCAATTAACACTCACCGATTTAGAGGGAGTAAGTTTGGGAGGGTACGCTCCGCCATACTTAGAGAGTCAGGAAGAAGCACGGCAACTATGGACGGATTTTATCAACCACGAGCTGAAAATTCAGGCAACGAGTTCGGCGATTACAGTAAAAGAAATTCGCCGTTCCGAAAATGAAGCCTTTGCCGTCAGTTTTGTGCTGGATCACAGCCCGTCAATCACCATACCACGTGCAGTTCGTATGCAGCGTGCCATTCAATCCGCGCTGAAGTCGTTTTCACCAAACGACTATGTTAGCGTTATTAAGTTTACAGGTACTCCAAAGGTAGAGGTTGAACTTACTCGTGACCGTCAAGAGTATCTTAGTCAGTTCAAAGTTAATGGACTGCCGTACAGGGGGGGCGGAAGTGCGGTTTACGATGCAGCCATGGTTTCGATTGACCAGTTAAGTAAAATGCCGGATGACGTGAAAAGGTTTATGGTTTTGTTTACGGATGGCGACGATACTGAATCACAACATTCCCTTGATGACGTAGTTGCATCCGCGGTTGAAAATCATGTAGTTGTAAACTGTGTTACCTACGGAATTGCGGACTTTTCAAAACTGCACCGTTTGGCAGAAACCACGAATGGGCGCGTTTATGCATTGAACGATATTAATGATTTTGATAAAGTGTTCATGGGCATTTACCATTCTCTGAGGCATTCCTACCTCATCATGGCCCAACCAAATCGTGCCATAGTTGCCGAGCAGTTTGGTGGTGCAACGATGTCCGGGATTTCGACAAACGGGCTGGTTAAAACACGAGAAATGCTGTCAATGCTCCCGAGTGTTGGTTTAGAATATTCAAATTCAGCAGATGTTAACCAGATTGTAATGACGGCAGATATTAATTTCCAGGAGCTAACGAATGCTGTTGACGACAATAACATTCCATTACTGGATTCAATTGCAACAGTATTAGTGCAGCGTAAAGATCTTGCTTTGGAAATTCAGTATACAAGCACTTCAAATAACGGAGAAAAAGATCCGCACATGAGGGCGAATGCCGTCCGTGACGTTTTAATCCGAAGGGGTGTTCCTCCTGCAAGAGTTCAGAGCTACGGGCGGAAACTATCAATAACACGTTCGAATGATGATGCTTCAGGATCCCAAAGCAGGGTGAATGCAACCAAATTCATTCTTACAAAACTGTAA
- a CDS encoding tetratricopeptide repeat-containing sensor histidine kinase, producing the protein MTKKSLAHDIEKARSQLRSDPQFVLEQCSELLKRCEADSPHFADVLLISSRASIHVGNNQDARTKASQALEIAKRAAYRRLEGLGYNELGVLALIDVNYDEALEMHSRALDLLSKFGSELDQARVLLNVGNVCQFTNRFSESLDYYERALEKLNITDDVPLRAIVRSNMATLYHNYLYDFEEALTIAKENLETFKQLGDNVGIGKTLHNIGLHYRSLDKIHESIDAFQQSLTYTKQFGEVADVASDYGMLILSYLEIGDLESADELLNEVSELEKAGKFDGHSHLPLMRATAKRARLAGDWAPTLRLVNETLPQYMYSVPFILEIYNEELEYYESIEDWKNVSVVLRKRCEHLKMLYSRSLKSKVYRMNRTLERSRKKGEAEAERQRNAELGALVRHLEEVVAENERYIALLAHELKNPLSTIRTVTSMLGTDETITISERMELERDIHAISTRMFEMVNKTLRVAASENTTDGSLTDARTTFSYSLHTLSALATEKNIRILSSQSEQPLWVQASDASLAVVFDNLISNAIKYSPLGETIECHLGLERTLEKGAMVVLRVADHGHGISDTDRLRLFSPFSKLSSTPTGGEDSTGIGLYLVKRMVDRMNGRIWYENTSPEGGATFLVELQLANPPYGNETAQ; encoded by the coding sequence ATGACGAAGAAGAGTCTAGCTCATGACATTGAGAAGGCCCGCTCACAATTACGGTCCGATCCCCAGTTTGTCCTTGAACAGTGCTCTGAATTGCTTAAGCGATGCGAAGCTGATAGTCCGCATTTTGCTGACGTCCTATTGATTTCTTCACGTGCCAGCATACACGTCGGTAACAACCAGGATGCAAGGACAAAGGCGTCGCAGGCACTTGAAATTGCAAAACGTGCTGCCTACAGAAGATTGGAAGGCCTGGGGTATAATGAATTGGGAGTCCTGGCTCTGATTGATGTTAATTATGACGAAGCACTTGAAATGCATTCCAGAGCATTAGACCTACTATCAAAGTTCGGATCGGAGCTTGACCAGGCACGTGTGCTTTTGAATGTTGGAAATGTATGCCAGTTTACTAACCGATTTAGCGAATCACTTGATTATTACGAGCGTGCGCTGGAAAAACTCAATATCACTGATGATGTGCCGCTCCGCGCAATTGTTCGTTCGAACATGGCAACCCTATACCACAACTATCTGTATGATTTCGAGGAAGCACTTACCATAGCCAAGGAAAATTTGGAGACTTTTAAACAACTGGGAGATAATGTCGGCATTGGAAAAACCCTGCACAATATTGGTCTTCACTACCGCAGCCTTGATAAAATTCATGAGTCAATTGATGCATTTCAGCAGTCACTAACGTACACAAAGCAGTTTGGTGAAGTTGCTGACGTTGCTTCTGACTACGGAATGCTTATTTTAAGCTACCTCGAAATTGGTGATCTCGAATCGGCAGACGAACTTCTAAATGAAGTAAGCGAGCTGGAGAAAGCAGGCAAGTTTGATGGGCATTCGCACCTTCCATTAATGCGGGCTACTGCAAAAAGGGCACGTTTGGCAGGTGACTGGGCGCCTACCTTGAGGCTGGTTAATGAAACGTTGCCCCAGTACATGTACAGTGTACCATTCATTTTGGAAATCTACAACGAAGAACTGGAATACTACGAAAGTATAGAAGACTGGAAGAATGTATCAGTTGTCCTTCGTAAACGATGTGAGCACTTGAAAATGCTCTATTCGAGGTCGCTCAAGAGTAAGGTGTACCGAATGAATAGAACTCTTGAACGCTCCCGGAAAAAGGGTGAGGCCGAGGCAGAGCGTCAGCGCAATGCTGAGTTGGGGGCCCTCGTAAGACACCTTGAAGAAGTTGTTGCCGAAAATGAACGGTATATAGCATTGCTTGCACATGAATTGAAGAACCCACTCAGTACGATTCGTACTGTGACTTCAATGTTGGGGACCGATGAAACGATTACGATTAGCGAGCGAATGGAGTTAGAACGCGATATTCACGCAATCTCTACTCGGATGTTCGAAATGGTTAACAAAACGTTACGCGTAGCGGCATCCGAGAATACGACTGATGGCAGCCTGACCGACGCCCGCACGACTTTTTCGTACTCGTTGCATACGCTTTCCGCACTTGCAACTGAAAAGAACATTCGGATACTTTCGTCACAAAGTGAACAGCCGCTCTGGGTACAGGCTTCGGATGCAAGTCTTGCAGTTGTATTTGACAACCTGATTAGTAATGCTATAAAATACTCTCCGTTAGGTGAAACCATTGAATGTCACCTTGGACTTGAACGCACACTTGAAAAGGGTGCAATGGTAGTCCTGAGGGTGGCGGATCACGGTCACGGCATCAGCGATACTGACCGACTACGCCTGTTTTCTCCGTTTAGTAAACTGTCATCAACGCCTACCGGAGGTGAAGATAGTACCGGTATCGGTCTCTATCTGGTCAAGCGAATGGTAGATAGGATGAACGGCAGGATTTGGTACGAAAACACGTCACCTGAGGGAGGGGCAACGTTCCTCGTTGAACTTCAGCTTGCAAATCCACCATACGGGAATGAAACTGCCCAGTAA